A stretch of Saccharothrix texasensis DNA encodes these proteins:
- the fxsT gene encoding FxSxx-COOH system tetratricopeptide repeat protein, protein MTPRRRNVNLVVFGLLAAMIGVVTNYVTDEVPAWFQDQTRVWLVFALIVVTSILAQVVFSREKPVPPALPLVRPHFPATPRTLRPPTSSASALRGRDRTLDDIRSVLDAPAGRFVVVCGPGGMGKTALAVRVAEEAAQRGRPVFWIRWRGEGSSEGRTGEELLAAQMVQVAITLGLPEGEVGAVQQSGGSLVDLVWGYLERTSGWVLVIDNADRTEGLGIEGPVGEHRGWIRPGGAGLLLVTSRDRSPDTWGRGAVMVRLEPLSPVEGAQVLLDLARGGGSHEDAERLATRLGGLPLALHVAGKAVAQPTARLRQFNAYREALGDDTSQVLMSPDVTDPETARTLVGHTWELSLDQLAVEGVPLARPLLRALALLADAPIPRTLITPGLIPDTATDTVVGTAAIDSALAGLERYGLVDTPPPDSVSEIGSVMLHPLVREASTMLVVRDSDITGWRDTIEGHLIESAESWTAQGRAAWPATRLLAPHLLLLTDTHNDDSFTRLRNTIDNVAYELERAGFHTTAITLRRHVLDAESTRLGPDHPHTLNSQNNLATVLYSLGRYDEAERLHRNTLNSRSHTLGPDHPHTLNSQNNLATVLNSLGRYDEAERLHRNTLNSYTRTLDPDHPHTLTSQNNLATVLKNLGRYDEAERLHRNTLNSRSRTLGPDHPHTLNSQNNLATVLNSLGRYDEAERLHRNTLDIRIRTLGPDHPHTLSSQNNLAGVLNSLGRYDEAERLYHNTLDSCIRTLGPDHPHTLSSQNNLATVLKNLGRHDEAERLYRNTLDIRIRTLGPDHPDTLNSQNNLAWLAKGHTVRNGKRWGWPIRQRNR, encoded by the coding sequence GTGACACCACGTCGGCGCAATGTCAACCTCGTCGTGTTCGGTCTGCTGGCCGCGATGATCGGCGTGGTGACCAACTACGTCACCGATGAGGTGCCTGCCTGGTTCCAGGATCAGACCAGGGTGTGGCTGGTGTTCGCGCTGATCGTGGTTACCTCGATCCTGGCGCAGGTCGTATTTTCCCGCGAAAAGCCCGTACCACCCGCGTTACCGCTGGTGAGGCCCCATTTTCCGGCCACTCCCCGGACGCTGCGGCCTCCGACATCCTCGGCGTCAGCGCTGCGTGGGCGGGATCGGACGCTGGACGACATCCGGTCGGTGTTGGACGCTCCGGCGGGTCGTTTCGTGGTGGTGTGTGGTCCGGGTGGCATGGGTAAGACGGCGTTGGCGGTACGTGTGGCCGAGGAAGCCGCACAGCGTGGTCGCCCGGTGTTTTGGATTCGGTGGCGTGGTGAGGGGTCGTCGGAGGGCCGAACCGGTGAGGAGTTGCTGGCGGCGCAGATGGTCCAGGTCGCGATCACGCTGGGGCTGCCGGAGGGCGAGGTCGGCGCAGTTCAGCAGTCCGGCGGCAGTCTGGTCGATCTTGTATGGGGTTATCTGGAACGGACGTCCGGTTGGGTGCTCGTGATCGACAATGCCGACCGGACCGAGGGCCTGGGTATTGAAGGGCCGGTCGGTGAGCATCGAGGCTGGATCAGACCTGGCGGCGCAGGGCTGCTGTTGGTGACCAGTCGGGACCGGTCCCCTGACACGTGGGGCCGCGGCGCGGTGATGGTACGGCTGGAACCGCTGTCCCCCGTCGAAGGTGCCCAGGTGCTGCTCGACCTGGCACGCGGCGGCGGTAGTCATGAAGATGCGGAGCGGCTGGCGACGAGGCTGGGCGGTCTGCCGTTGGCGCTGCACGTGGCAGGGAAGGCCGTGGCTCAACCAACCGCACGCCTGCGCCAGTTCAACGCGTACCGCGAGGCGCTAGGCGACGACACGTCTCAGGTACTGATGTCACCGGACGTGACCGACCCCGAGACGGCCCGGACACTGGTCGGGCACACCTGGGAACTGTCCCTGGATCAACTCGCCGTGGAAGGGGTGCCACTGGCCAGGCCGTTGCTGCGGGCCTTGGCGTTGCTGGCCGACGCCCCAATCCCGCGCACCCTGATCACCCCGGGCTTGATCCCGGACACCGCCACCGACACCGTGGTGGGTACTGCCGCGATCGATTCAGCACTGGCAGGTCTGGAACGCTATGGCCTGGTCGACACGCCCCCGCCGGACAGCGTCTCCGAGATCGGATCGGTGATGCTGCATCCCCTCGTCCGAGAGGCCAGCACGATGCTGGTGGTCCGCGACAGCGACATCACCGGGTGGCGCGACACGATCGAGGGCCACCTGATCGAATCGGCCGAATCGTGGACGGCGCAGGGACGGGCAGCCTGGCCGGCAACCCGCCTACTGGCACCACATCTGCTCTTACTCACCGACACCCACAACGACGACAGCTTCACCCGCCTGCGCAACACCATCGACAACGTCGCGTACGAGTTGGAACGAGCTGGCTTCCACACGACGGCGATCACCCTGCGCAGGCACGTGCTCGATGCCGAATCGACCCGACTCGGCCCTGACCACCCCCACACCCTCAACAGCCAAAACAACCTCGCCACCGTGCTGTACAGCCTCGGCCGCTACGACGAAGCCGAACGCCTCCACCGCAACACCCTCAACAGCCGCAGCCACACCCTCGGCCCCGACCACCCCCACACCCTCAACAGCCAAAACAACCTCGCCACCGTGCTGAACAGCCTCGGCCGCTACGACGAAGCCGAACGCCTCCACCGCAACACCCTCAACAGCTACACCCGCACCCTCGACCCCGACCACCCCCACACCCTTACCAGCCAAAACAACCTCGCCACCGTGCTGAAAAACCTCGGCCGCTACGACGAAGCCGAACGCCTCCACCGCAACACCCTCAACAGCCGCAGCCGCACCCTCGGCCCCGACCACCCCCACACCCTCAACAGCCAAAACAACCTCGCCACCGTGCTGAACAGCCTCGGCCGCTACGACGAAGCCGAACGCCTCCACCGCAACACCCTCGACATCCGCATCCGCACCCTCGGCCCCGACCACCCCCACACCCTCAGCAGCCAAAACAACCTCGCTGGCGTACTGAACAGCCTCGGCCGCTACGACGAAGCCGAACGCCTCTACCACAACACCCTCGACAGCTGCATCCGCACCCTCGGCCCCGACCACCCCCACACCCTCAGCAGCCAAAACAACCTCGCCACCGTGCTGAAAAACCTCGGCCGCCACGACGAAGCCGAACGCCTCTACCGCAACACCCTCGACATCCGCATCCGCACCCTCGGCCCCGACCACCCCGACACCCTCAACAGCCAAAACAACCTCGCGTGGTTGGCCAAAGGTCACACCGTTCGAAACGGGAAGCGGTGGGGTTGGCCCATCCGCCAACGTAACCGCTGA
- a CDS encoding sensor domain-containing protein — translation MPKRVGRAPVVLDPARPQNGDMALDGIALPEAPTLLCDPKGVVMRASPAAVELTKVRSADDLVGRSLGELLLGGPGDLRLHQADGALVPVRVVRTHVPGTGLHAVLLVDVSDLAQAAEDLRDEQRRLRTVQRVAQIGSWEYDPDTGVTVWSESHYEMMGVRPGEVVPGAQAVLDVVHPDDYEMVASYWANRALDGSPIDIVYRIILPDGEQRWIRGVAEAKLRSDGRTQFITGYIRDITDQRRSDRALETERARLLEAQRIARMGSWSFDVESGALHRSEVLLEMYAELGVEPNARLLAVHPDDRPALESLMQRAQDGSTVEVEVRSEDGDRVYVCRARAEFDGDKVGRLHGTVQDVTEARALERQLRDDRRRLADAQKAAQLGVWEWNLQTGDVVWSDMLAELFGVPREEHTRYQTYLDLVHPDDRAWVDDLWQQLATEEVPIQLEHRIVRRDGRQRVFRCYGVVVKGTDGLPLAVGTAQDITEQRAAETRMKRSSQRFADLVSLTPVGIGLFDEGERLVDANDALCDLLGMDLEQLRGMTASMLTHPDDDTRLPSIDEMSAPDAERTHKIPQRILVRRDGVQVYCELHIALSVQDDGRRFWLIVFQDITERRRTAEALRHQATHDELTGLPNRALVKEMLGELLASPDRSKVAVLFCDIDNFKRVNDSLGHDAGDELLVALARRLEGGLPDGCTAARLSGDEYVIICENLDAVGGVDALATRVAGLLRTAVPVHGQLVRVSASIGAAVPNGSRATGNDLLRFADAAMFEAKRAGAGRVSLASAALIASADRQVHLEGQLREALQHDGLALHFQPVVGVDGVVQTAEALVRWPHPDRGLLPPDVFLPVAEQGDLMRELDRWVLRTALKEASTWPEPGGKPVSVAVNLAGLVPGDPEFADIVADAIAEAGIPWDRVVLELVETALVDLPSRVRQTMDELVERGIRFAVDDFGTGYSSLARLKDLPAQIIKVDRRFVSGLGKDPSDFAVAKAVVDMARAMDRRCVAEGVETATQFQVLRGIGVDTYQGWLFSRPVPPKEFRAVLALGPLHIPRAG, via the coding sequence GTGCCCAAGCGGGTTGGACGCGCTCCGGTGGTGCTCGACCCAGCGCGTCCGCAGAACGGCGACATGGCGCTGGACGGCATCGCGCTGCCCGAGGCGCCCACGCTCCTGTGCGACCCCAAGGGCGTCGTCATGCGGGCCAGCCCCGCCGCGGTGGAGCTGACGAAGGTCCGCTCCGCCGACGACCTCGTCGGCCGGTCCCTCGGCGAGCTGCTGCTGGGCGGACCCGGCGACCTGCGCCTGCACCAGGCCGACGGCGCGCTCGTGCCGGTCCGGGTGGTGCGCACGCACGTGCCCGGCACCGGCCTGCACGCCGTGCTGCTGGTCGACGTCTCCGACCTGGCGCAGGCCGCCGAGGACCTGCGCGACGAGCAGCGCAGGCTGCGCACCGTGCAACGGGTCGCGCAGATCGGCTCGTGGGAGTACGACCCGGACACCGGCGTCACGGTCTGGTCCGAGTCGCACTACGAGATGATGGGCGTGCGGCCCGGCGAGGTGGTGCCCGGCGCGCAGGCCGTGCTGGACGTCGTGCACCCCGACGACTACGAGATGGTCGCCAGCTACTGGGCCAACCGGGCGCTCGACGGCAGCCCGATCGACATCGTCTACCGGATCATCCTGCCCGACGGTGAGCAGCGCTGGATCCGGGGCGTGGCCGAGGCGAAGCTGAGATCGGACGGCCGGACCCAGTTCATCACCGGCTACATCCGCGACATCACCGACCAGCGGCGGTCCGACCGCGCCCTGGAGACCGAGCGCGCCCGGCTGCTGGAGGCGCAGCGCATCGCGCGCATGGGCAGCTGGAGCTTCGACGTCGAGTCCGGCGCCCTGCACCGCAGCGAGGTGCTGCTGGAGATGTACGCCGAGCTGGGCGTCGAGCCCAACGCCCGGTTGCTCGCCGTGCACCCGGACGACCGGCCCGCCCTGGAGAGCCTGATGCAGCGGGCGCAGGACGGCAGCACGGTCGAGGTCGAGGTGCGCAGCGAGGACGGCGACCGCGTCTACGTGTGCCGGGCGCGGGCCGAGTTCGACGGCGACAAGGTCGGCAGGCTGCACGGCACCGTCCAGGACGTCACCGAGGCCCGCGCGCTGGAGCGCCAGCTCCGCGACGACCGCCGCAGGCTCGCCGACGCGCAGAAGGCCGCGCAGCTCGGCGTCTGGGAGTGGAACCTGCAGACCGGCGACGTGGTGTGGTCGGACATGCTGGCCGAGCTGTTCGGCGTGCCGCGCGAGGAGCACACCCGCTACCAGACCTACCTCGACCTCGTGCACCCCGACGACCGCGCCTGGGTGGACGACCTGTGGCAGCAGCTGGCCACCGAGGAGGTGCCGATCCAGCTGGAGCACCGGATCGTGCGCCGCGACGGCCGGCAGCGCGTGTTCCGCTGCTACGGCGTGGTCGTGAAGGGCACGGACGGCTTGCCGCTCGCGGTCGGCACGGCGCAGGACATCACCGAGCAGCGCGCCGCCGAGACCAGGATGAAGCGGTCCAGCCAGCGCTTCGCGGACCTGGTGTCCCTGACGCCGGTCGGCATCGGCCTGTTCGACGAGGGCGAGCGGCTGGTCGACGCCAACGACGCCCTGTGCGACCTGCTCGGCATGGACCTGGAGCAGCTGCGCGGGATGACCGCGAGCATGCTCACCCACCCGGACGACGACACCCGGCTGCCGTCGATCGACGAGATGTCCGCGCCGGACGCCGAGCGCACCCACAAGATCCCGCAGCGCATCCTGGTCCGCCGCGACGGCGTGCAGGTGTACTGCGAGCTGCACATCGCGTTGTCCGTGCAGGACGACGGCCGCCGGTTCTGGCTGATCGTGTTCCAGGACATCACCGAGCGCCGCCGCACGGCCGAGGCGTTGCGGCACCAGGCCACGCACGACGAGCTGACCGGCCTGCCGAACCGGGCGCTGGTCAAGGAGATGCTGGGCGAGCTGCTGGCCTCGCCGGACCGGTCGAAGGTCGCCGTGCTGTTCTGCGACATCGACAACTTCAAGCGGGTCAACGACTCGCTCGGCCACGACGCGGGCGACGAGCTGCTGGTGGCGCTGGCCCGGCGGCTGGAGGGCGGCCTCCCGGACGGTTGCACGGCGGCCCGCCTGTCCGGCGACGAGTACGTGATCATCTGCGAGAACCTGGACGCGGTCGGCGGCGTGGACGCGCTGGCCACGCGGGTCGCCGGGCTGCTGCGCACCGCGGTGCCGGTGCACGGGCAGCTGGTCCGCGTGTCGGCGTCGATCGGCGCGGCCGTGCCGAACGGCTCCCGCGCCACCGGCAACGACCTGCTGCGCTTCGCCGACGCGGCGATGTTCGAGGCCAAGCGGGCCGGCGCGGGCCGGGTGTCGCTGGCCAGCGCGGCGCTGATCGCCTCGGCCGACCGGCAGGTGCACCTGGAGGGCCAGCTGCGGGAGGCGTTGCAGCACGACGGGTTGGCGCTGCACTTCCAGCCGGTGGTGGGCGTGGACGGCGTGGTGCAGACCGCGGAGGCGCTGGTGCGCTGGCCGCACCCGGACCGCGGGCTGCTGCCGCCGGACGTCTTCCTGCCGGTGGCCGAGCAGGGCGACCTGATGCGCGAGCTGGACCGGTGGGTGCTGCGGACCGCGCTGAAGGAGGCCTCGACCTGGCCCGAGCCGGGCGGCAAGCCGGTGTCCGTGGCGGTGAACCTGGCCGGGCTGGTGCCGGGCGACCCGGAGTTCGCCGACATCGTGGCCGACGCCATCGCCGAGGCGGGCATCCCGTGGGACCGGGTGGTGCTGGAGCTGGTGGAGACGGCGCTGGTCGACCTGCCGTCCCGGGTGCGCCAGACGATGGACGAGCTGGTGGAGCGGGGCATCCGGTTCGCCGTGGACGACTTCGGCACCGGCTACTCGTCGCTGGCCCGGCTCAAGGACCTGCCCGCGCAGATCATCAAGGTCGACCGCCGGTTCGTCTCCGGCCTGGGCAAGGACCCGTCGGACTTCGCCGTCGCCAAGGCGGTGGTCGACATGGCCCGCGCGATGGACCGCAGGTGCGTGGCGGAGGGCGTGGAGACCGCGACGCAGTTCCAGGTGCTGCGCGGCATCGGCGTGGACACCTACCAGGGCTGGCTGTTCTCGCGTCCCGTGCCGCCCAAGGAGTTCCGCGCGGTGCTCGCCCTCGGTCCGCTGCACATCCCCCGCGCCGGTTGA
- a CDS encoding NAD(P)-dependent malic enzyme — translation MTALNDQPPTTTELSDEEIFRAHEGGKLAVGATASLADPRALSIAYTPGVARVSRAIADDPALAAKYTWAHRLVAVVSDGTAVLGLGDIGPSASLPVMEGKAALFKTFGGLDSIPLVLDTTDVDEIVETLVRLRPSFGAVNLEDVSAPRCFELEARLIEALDVPVMHDDQHGTAVVVLAALRGADTVLGKDVANQRVVISGAGAAGVACAKILLAAGVGEVTVVDSRGIVHVGRDALNPVKAQLAEVTNASGLRGGIAEALRGADVFVGVSSSKVPEELIASMADDSIVFALSNPDPEVHPDVARRHAAVVATGRSDFPNQINNVLAFPGIFRGALDAGAKRITEGMKLAAADAIAAVAADDLSVDRIVPSALDPRVGPEVAAAVALAAREDGVA, via the coding sequence GTGACCGCATTGAACGACCAGCCGCCCACGACCACCGAATTGAGCGACGAGGAAATCTTCCGCGCGCACGAAGGCGGAAAGCTGGCCGTTGGCGCGACGGCGTCGTTGGCCGACCCGCGCGCGCTCTCCATCGCCTACACGCCGGGCGTGGCCAGGGTCAGCCGGGCCATCGCGGACGACCCGGCCCTGGCCGCCAAGTACACGTGGGCGCACCGCCTGGTCGCCGTGGTCAGCGACGGCACCGCCGTGCTCGGCCTCGGCGACATCGGCCCCAGCGCGTCGCTGCCCGTCATGGAGGGCAAGGCCGCGCTGTTCAAGACCTTCGGCGGCCTCGACTCCATCCCGCTGGTGCTGGACACCACGGACGTGGACGAGATCGTCGAGACCCTGGTCCGGCTGCGCCCGTCCTTCGGCGCGGTCAACCTCGAGGACGTCTCCGCGCCGCGCTGCTTCGAGCTGGAGGCCCGGCTCATCGAGGCGCTGGACGTGCCGGTCATGCACGACGACCAGCACGGCACCGCGGTCGTGGTGCTGGCCGCCCTGCGCGGGGCCGACACCGTGCTCGGCAAGGACGTGGCGAACCAGCGCGTGGTCATCTCCGGCGCGGGCGCGGCCGGTGTGGCGTGCGCGAAGATCCTGCTGGCCGCGGGCGTCGGCGAGGTCACCGTGGTCGACTCGCGCGGCATCGTGCACGTCGGCCGGGACGCGCTCAACCCGGTGAAGGCGCAGCTGGCCGAGGTCACCAACGCCAGTGGCCTGCGCGGCGGCATCGCCGAGGCGTTGCGGGGCGCGGACGTGTTCGTCGGCGTCTCGTCGTCCAAGGTGCCCGAGGAGCTGATCGCGAGCATGGCCGACGACTCGATCGTGTTCGCGCTGTCCAACCCCGATCCCGAGGTGCACCCGGACGTGGCACGGCGGCACGCCGCCGTGGTCGCCACCGGGCGCAGCGACTTCCCGAACCAGATCAACAACGTCCTCGCGTTCCCCGGCATCTTCCGCGGCGCGCTGGACGCGGGCGCGAAGAGGATCACCGAGGGCATGAAGCTCGCCGCCGCGGACGCCATCGCGGCGGTCGCCGCCGACGACCTCTCGGTTGACCGGATCGTGCCCAGCGCCCTGGACCCGCGGGTCGGCCCGGAAGTGGCCGCCGCCGTGGCCTTGGCAGCCCGCGAAGACGGAGTAGCCTGA
- a CDS encoding S24/S26 family peptidase, whose translation MPLVRVVGPSMVPTLRTGDVVLVHFGKPPRPRDLVLVRWAARPGQLSVKRAVRPDGGGWHVEGDNPFASTDSRTLGAAEVVGVIRLRLWPRPRLLRRRPAPGG comes from the coding sequence TTGCCGCTGGTTCGGGTGGTCGGACCCTCGATGGTCCCGACCCTGCGGACGGGGGACGTGGTGCTGGTCCACTTCGGAAAGCCGCCACGTCCGCGTGATCTCGTGCTGGTCAGGTGGGCGGCGCGGCCCGGGCAGCTGTCGGTCAAGCGGGCGGTGCGGCCCGACGGCGGCGGCTGGCACGTGGAGGGCGACAACCCGTTCGCCTCCACCGACTCGCGGACGCTGGGCGCGGCGGAGGTGGTGGGTGTGATCCGCCTCCGCCTCTGGCCCCGGCCGCGGCTGCTGCGCCGGCGGCCCGCCCCGGGAGGCTGA
- a CDS encoding dTDP-4-dehydrorhamnose 3,5-epimerase family protein: protein MQARELKISGAFEFTPSVFPDDRGLFVAPYQEAVFAEAVGHPLKVAQTNHSVSKRGVVRGIHYADTPPGQAKYVHCPRGRLLDVVVDLRVGSPTFGEWDAVELAEGVFNSAYLPEGVGHALMALEDGTVASYLCSEGFNPKAERGIHPLSMDLPFPTDLTPLLSPKDAAAPTFEEARDTGLLPSYDDCVAWYAKLRA, encoded by the coding sequence ATGCAGGCACGTGAGTTGAAAATTTCCGGCGCTTTCGAGTTCACCCCTTCGGTGTTCCCCGATGACCGCGGTTTGTTCGTCGCGCCATACCAGGAAGCGGTGTTCGCGGAAGCCGTCGGGCACCCGTTGAAGGTCGCCCAGACGAACCACAGCGTGTCCAAGCGCGGCGTCGTGCGCGGCATCCACTACGCCGACACGCCGCCGGGGCAGGCCAAGTACGTGCACTGCCCGCGCGGCCGGCTGCTCGACGTCGTGGTGGACCTGCGGGTCGGCTCGCCCACGTTCGGCGAGTGGGACGCGGTGGAGCTGGCGGAGGGGGTGTTCAACTCCGCGTACCTGCCCGAGGGGGTCGGGCACGCGCTGATGGCGCTGGAGGACGGCACGGTCGCGTCGTACCTGTGCTCGGAGGGCTTCAACCCGAAGGCCGAGCGCGGCATCCACCCGCTGTCGATGGACCTGCCCTTCCCGACCGACCTGACCCCGCTGCTGTCGCCGAAGGACGCCGCCGCGCCGACGTTCGAGGAGGCGCGCGACACCGGCCTGCTGCCGTCCTACGACGACTGCGTGGCCTGGTACGCGAAGCTGCGCGCCTGA
- a CDS encoding bis-aminopropyl spermidine synthase family protein, translating into MVRALLAERGPHARKLRRVVDLLAGDWHTLAELVRLPAVPRRTVQELLTAVGDDLESSRDRFRLAPAKAADYAEFATGDDLVDPVDALVSRHGEHLRSILADIADVPPPLAALDHVQATAETALKRALWLDTTYDLAGRTLLCLGDHDLTSLAVCAVNPDVEVVVVDVDDRLLEFISTRAAARGWSVRTVHADFRFGLPPAVLESADLVFSDPPYTPEGMALFAARAVECLADLGRGRVLLAYGFSDRTPALGLKVQQELQRLGLVFEAVLPAFHRFDGAQAIGSAADLYVCRPTSRRSVSPTSAKTAIYTHGPQSVEATGPGSTALAALVDLAPRPESSPPPKPRAPGWADPIGKGAASLAVDLSGDPGPWLLRTLLACSPGRMAALVPNNHPNVSSAAGQQELRSLVDTRFALRFLRSTPDGKHCVVVADQVLAGTLDVGGLTVREVLTRAHGKLGNVWREALVAATRGALTKREARERIGEHEDLELRLIDLPRHRIAELLPLVRASASQDSASQ; encoded by the coding sequence ATGGTGCGAGCGCTCCTCGCTGAACGCGGCCCGCACGCCCGCAAGCTGCGGCGCGTGGTCGACCTGCTGGCCGGTGACTGGCACACGCTCGCCGAATTGGTTCGGCTTCCCGCCGTGCCCCGGCGCACCGTGCAGGAGCTGCTGACCGCGGTCGGCGACGACCTCGAGTCCAGTCGCGACCGGTTCCGGCTCGCGCCGGCCAAGGCCGCCGACTACGCGGAGTTCGCCACCGGTGACGATCTGGTGGACCCGGTGGACGCGCTGGTGTCCCGGCACGGCGAGCACCTGCGGTCGATCCTGGCCGACATCGCGGACGTGCCGCCGCCCCTGGCCGCGCTGGACCACGTGCAGGCGACCGCGGAGACGGCGCTGAAGCGCGCGTTGTGGTTGGACACGACCTACGACCTGGCCGGGCGCACGCTGCTGTGCCTCGGCGACCACGACCTGACGTCGCTCGCGGTGTGCGCGGTGAACCCGGACGTCGAGGTCGTCGTGGTGGACGTGGACGACCGGCTGCTGGAGTTCATCTCCACCCGTGCCGCCGCACGCGGGTGGTCGGTGCGGACGGTGCACGCGGACTTCCGGTTCGGCCTGCCGCCCGCCGTGCTGGAGTCGGCGGACCTGGTGTTCAGCGACCCGCCGTACACGCCGGAGGGCATGGCGCTGTTCGCCGCGCGGGCGGTCGAGTGCCTCGCCGACCTCGGTCGGGGACGGGTGCTGCTCGCGTACGGGTTCAGCGACCGGACGCCCGCGCTGGGGCTGAAGGTGCAGCAGGAGCTCCAGCGGCTGGGCCTGGTGTTCGAGGCGGTCCTGCCCGCCTTCCACCGGTTCGACGGCGCGCAGGCCATCGGCAGCGCGGCCGACCTGTACGTGTGCCGGCCCACGTCACGCCGTTCGGTGTCGCCCACGTCGGCGAAGACCGCCATCTACACGCACGGTCCGCAGTCGGTGGAGGCGACCGGGCCGGGTTCGACGGCGCTGGCCGCCCTGGTCGACCTCGCGCCGCGGCCGGAGTCCTCGCCGCCGCCGAAGCCGCGCGCGCCGGGGTGGGCCGACCCGATCGGCAAGGGCGCGGCGTCGTTGGCGGTGGACCTGTCCGGCGACCCGGGTCCGTGGCTGCTGCGGACCCTGCTGGCGTGCTCGCCCGGCCGGATGGCGGCGCTCGTCCCCAACAACCACCCGAACGTGTCGTCCGCGGCGGGTCAGCAGGAGCTGAGGTCGTTGGTGGACACCAGGTTCGCGCTCCGGTTCCTGCGGTCCACACCGGACGGCAAGCACTGCGTCGTGGTGGCGGACCAGGTGCTCGCGGGCACGCTGGACGTCGGCGGGCTGACCGTGCGGGAGGTGCTCACGCGCGCGCACGGCAAGCTCGGCAACGTGTGGCGCGAGGCGTTGGTCGCGGCCACGCGCGGCGCGCTGACCAAGCGGGAGGCGCGGGAGCGGATCGGCGAGCACGAAGACCTGGAGCTGCGGTTGATCGACCTGCCCCGGCACCGGATCGCCGAGCTGCTGCCGCTGGTCCGCGCCTCGGCGTCCCAAGACTCGGCGTCCCAGTAG
- a CDS encoding YbaB/EbfC family nucleoid-associated protein, translating to MNPERMIADLETRARHLAERSRELRDRIRRAQATQRSPDGAVTATVAPNGSLRHIEFSPDAGRLSHARLGEVVMDTVRRAQEQAARQAAAVVEPQFGGTAAMDFLTAAVPPAPAADAADDDLPLPRSLWAPEDEPGSAHR from the coding sequence GTGAACCCGGAACGGATGATCGCCGACCTCGAGACCAGGGCACGGCACCTGGCCGAGCGGTCCCGCGAGCTGCGGGACCGCATCCGGCGCGCGCAGGCCACGCAGCGGTCCCCGGACGGCGCGGTGACGGCGACCGTCGCGCCGAACGGGTCGTTGCGGCACATCGAGTTCTCGCCGGACGCCGGGCGGCTCTCGCACGCCCGGCTCGGCGAGGTCGTGATGGACACCGTGCGGCGCGCGCAGGAGCAGGCCGCGCGGCAGGCGGCGGCGGTCGTCGAGCCGCAGTTCGGCGGCACGGCGGCGATGGACTTCCTGACCGCCGCGGTCCCGCCGGCGCCGGCCGCGGACGCCGCTGACGACGACCTGCCCCTGCCGCGGAGCCTGTGGGCGCCCGAGGACGAGCCGGGGTCGGCGCACCGGTGA
- the sodN gene encoding superoxide dismutase, Ni, translating into MRLLSRIRSLRRPLLEATAHCDLPCGVYDPAQARIEAESVKAIQEKYQANEDPEFRTRALLIKEQRSELVKHHLWVLWTDYFKPPHFEKYPELHDLFNRATKAAGASGAKGSMDPAKGQELLDLIAQIDKIFWETKAAA; encoded by the coding sequence ATGCGACTTCTGTCGCGCATCCGTTCACTCCGCCGCCCGCTCCTGGAGGCCACCGCGCACTGCGACCTCCCGTGCGGTGTTTACGACCCGGCCCAGGCCCGGATCGAGGCCGAGTCGGTCAAGGCGATTCAGGAGAAGTACCAGGCGAACGAGGACCCCGAGTTCCGCACCCGCGCCCTCCTGATCAAGGAGCAGCGGAGCGAGCTCGTCAAGCACCACCTGTGGGTGCTGTGGACCGACTACTTCAAGCCGCCGCACTTCGAGAAGTACCCGGAGCTGCACGACTTGTTCAACCGGGCCACCAAGGCCGCCGGCGCGTCCGGCGCGAAGGGCTCCATGGACCCCGCCAAGGGCCAGGAGCTGCTCGACCTGATCGCCCAGATCGACAAGATCTTCTGGGAGACGAAGGCCGCAGCGTAA